From a single Fulvivirga ulvae genomic region:
- a CDS encoding NAD(P)H-binding protein — protein MKIAIIGATRGIGLELVKAALADGHEVIVLVRDPRRMPASDRHL, from the coding sequence ATGAAAATAGCAATTATTGGAGCTACTCGCGGCATTGGTTTGGAGCTGGTAAAAGCTGCTCTGGCTGATGGTCATGAGGTCATAGTGCTGGTTCGAGACCCAAGGCGTATGCCTGCTAGTGACAGGCACTTGTGA
- a CDS encoding SDR family NAD(P)-dependent oxidoreductase, which translates to MGNTKPQRVVIMTGATSGLGVHALEHIAVQPDTRIIIGARESGQAKPQYVEVVPLDLASLDSVRKFAGEVIQKIGDSQINILVLNAGMQTSTNDKKSVDGYELTFAVNHLAHYLLARLLAPYMAVHRRLVITTSETHDPKVFRFAPKTLEPDRLAHPDKNGFGSGIRAYSASKLCNLLTALSFTR; encoded by the coding sequence ATGGGCAATACTAAACCACAGCGTGTCGTAATCATGACCGGAGCTACATCAGGACTTGGTGTACATGCATTGGAGCACATAGCTGTTCAGCCCGATACCCGGATCATAATCGGAGCCCGGGAAAGCGGACAAGCAAAACCTCAATATGTCGAGGTCGTACCGCTGGATCTGGCATCTCTGGACAGTGTTCGGAAATTTGCCGGGGAGGTAATACAGAAGATTGGTGATTCCCAAATTAATATCCTTGTACTCAATGCCGGCATGCAAACTTCTACTAATGACAAAAAGAGTGTCGATGGCTATGAGTTGACCTTTGCGGTCAACCATCTGGCTCATTATCTGCTGGCACGCTTGCTGGCCCCTTACATGGCGGTTCACAGGCGGCTCGTAATCACAACCAGTGAAACCCATGACCCTAAGGTATTCAGGTTTGCACCTAAAACACTCGAACCGGATAGACTGGCCCATCCTGACAAGAATGGTTTTGGTTCCGGTATACGGGCTTATTCTGCTTCAAAGCTCTGCAACCTGCTAACGGCATTGTCTTTCACCAGGTAG
- a CDS encoding alpha/beta hydrolase family protein, with protein sequence MISEEEFEVVCSDSVKLRGVLLIPEFPKAVVQFNCGTGTKKEVYLSFLNYLAANGYVCCLWDYRGSGNSSAENLGKCDFTFSDYGTKDMPAIKTFLSRRFSGLPLFIVAHSAGGQQIGFMEDLDHVKGIVNFAVSSGYYPNMPLAYRMKAYLYFYVFAPVSVLFTGYVKAKPFGLMENLPKNVVYEWRDWLEKEDYFFDKKFFGKTVPGGHFKNYNLPIHTYWTTDDTISNEKNINAFWKHVESDQEIGFTKLEPSDFGLKNIGHFGFFRRNMKDALWRNVVNKLDNLLLSQQEL encoded by the coding sequence GTGATATCAGAAGAAGAATTTGAGGTGGTGTGCAGTGATTCCGTAAAATTAAGAGGAGTTTTGCTTATTCCGGAGTTTCCCAAAGCCGTTGTACAATTCAATTGTGGCACCGGAACCAAAAAAGAGGTATATCTTTCATTTCTAAATTACTTAGCAGCAAATGGTTATGTGTGTTGTCTTTGGGACTATCGGGGTAGTGGAAATTCTTCAGCGGAAAATTTGGGAAAATGTGATTTTACTTTTTCTGACTACGGGACGAAAGATATGCCCGCTATCAAAACTTTCTTAAGCCGGAGGTTTTCCGGTTTGCCACTTTTTATTGTTGCGCATAGTGCAGGAGGACAACAGATCGGATTTATGGAAGACCTGGACCATGTAAAAGGTATAGTCAATTTTGCAGTTTCCTCAGGCTACTATCCCAATATGCCGTTGGCGTACCGGATGAAAGCTTATTTATACTTTTATGTTTTTGCTCCTGTAAGTGTTTTGTTTACAGGATACGTAAAGGCAAAGCCATTTGGGCTGATGGAAAATCTGCCAAAAAATGTGGTTTACGAGTGGAGAGACTGGCTGGAAAAGGAAGATTATTTTTTTGATAAAAAATTCTTCGGAAAAACCGTGCCCGGCGGACATTTCAAAAATTATAACCTACCCATCCATACTTATTGGACAACAGACGATACGATTTCTAACGAAAAAAACATCAACGCTTTTTGGAAACACGTTGAAAGCGATCAGGAAATTGGCTTTACGAAGTTAGAGCCGTCCGATTTCGGGCTGAAAAATATAGGCCATTTCGGGTTCTTTAGAAGAAATATGAAAGATGCCCTCTGGAGGAACGTTGTGAATAAGTTAGATAATTTGCTTCTGTCTCAACAGGAACTATAA
- a CDS encoding pirin family protein, whose amino-acid sequence MKKKISFSGKGNRADIGDIAIHRILPNRYANAVGPFVFLDHMGPQMLTKKMKAGTGAHPHRGIATLTYILSGEGEHYDSAGNHAKVRSGGIQWMKAGSGIIHDETANPDSQTANPYLHGFQFWINLPSKIKTEKPEYMDIQAAKVPLKQLPDDSGWLKVIVGSYEDLKSGIPNYSEQFLYHIHLEPDKRVSVSFTEKTEVAAFLPAQNAKINDAEYLAGEFVEFDRNEGEIEIKNTSKDVLDILLFGGEHYDEPIVAMGPFVMNTEHEISQAYNDFYKGKYGTINYKNKS is encoded by the coding sequence ATGAAAAAGAAAATTAGTTTTTCAGGAAAAGGAAATCGGGCAGATATTGGTGATATTGCCATTCATCGTATTCTGCCTAATCGTTATGCTAACGCAGTAGGCCCCTTTGTTTTTCTTGATCACATGGGGCCTCAAATGCTAACCAAAAAAATGAAAGCAGGAACTGGTGCACACCCTCACAGAGGAATTGCAACCCTTACTTATATTCTCAGCGGAGAAGGTGAGCATTATGATAGTGCAGGGAATCATGCTAAGGTGCGTTCTGGAGGAATACAATGGATGAAAGCAGGAAGCGGGATTATTCATGATGAAACGGCTAATCCGGATTCTCAAACAGCTAACCCTTACCTGCACGGATTTCAGTTTTGGATAAACCTGCCTTCAAAAATTAAAACAGAAAAACCTGAATATATGGATATTCAGGCTGCTAAAGTTCCACTGAAACAACTGCCTGATGATAGCGGTTGGCTTAAGGTAATTGTTGGGAGCTATGAGGATCTGAAATCCGGGATTCCGAACTATTCAGAGCAGTTCCTTTATCACATTCATCTTGAACCCGATAAGCGGGTTTCCGTTTCTTTTACTGAAAAAACCGAGGTGGCGGCTTTTCTTCCTGCTCAGAATGCGAAAATTAATGATGCGGAGTATCTTGCAGGTGAATTTGTAGAGTTTGACAGGAATGAAGGAGAAATAGAAATCAAAAATACATCAAAAGATGTATTAGACATTCTACTCTTTGGCGGGGAACACTATGATGAACCCATTGTTGCTATGGGGCCCTTTGTAATGAATACGGAGCATGAAATTTCTCAAGCTTATAACGACTTCTATAAAGGGAAGTATGGCACGATCAACTATAAAAATAAATCTTAG
- a CDS encoding winged helix-turn-helix transcriptional regulator has protein sequence MGKGRKNKDFNPYNCGVTHFLNLIGGKWKIIILYAVSKDCNRYSSLQRMIPAISKQMLVNQLRELEEDKIIERIVYAEIPPRVEYKLTPYGKSMIPVIQTIREWGDNDLKMKTAGSQV, from the coding sequence ATGGGAAAAGGCAGAAAAAACAAAGATTTTAACCCCTATAACTGTGGGGTAACTCATTTTTTAAACCTAATTGGTGGAAAATGGAAAATCATCATTCTTTATGCTGTTAGCAAAGATTGTAATCGCTATAGTTCGTTACAGCGAATGATACCTGCTATTAGCAAACAAATGCTGGTAAATCAGTTAAGGGAATTAGAAGAGGATAAAATCATTGAACGCATTGTTTATGCCGAAATTCCACCAAGAGTAGAGTATAAGCTCACCCCCTATGGGAAATCGATGATTCCGGTTATTCAAACTATTAGGGAATGGGGTGATAATGACCTAAAGATGAAAACAGCCGGCAGCCAGGTGTAA
- a CDS encoding LytR/AlgR family response regulator transcription factor, with the protein MIKAIAIDDEPLALKVIETLCRQIDFIELQKTFTQPNKALKHLRKFPADLLFVDIHMPGISGINLVKALQQNTMVIFTTAFSEYAAVSYELNAIEYLLKPINKKRFEQAVNKAKDYFNFIHNTGLSEDKHLFVRADFSLVRIPLSDILFIEGMADYLKIFIKDQKTVMTRMTMKGIAEKLPEQDFVRVNRSAIVPVNEIQSIRNKTVHLADREVPIGNTYLEEFFKRFPKS; encoded by the coding sequence ATGATAAAAGCTATTGCCATAGATGATGAACCTCTTGCTTTGAAAGTGATCGAAACCCTCTGCAGGCAGATTGATTTCATCGAGTTGCAAAAGACATTTACACAGCCTAACAAAGCGCTGAAACACCTGCGAAAATTTCCTGCAGACTTATTATTTGTAGATATCCATATGCCGGGCATCAGCGGAATTAACCTGGTAAAGGCATTGCAACAGAATACTATGGTTATCTTTACCACCGCCTTTAGCGAATATGCCGCCGTGAGCTACGAATTGAATGCTATTGAATACCTTCTGAAGCCTATTAACAAGAAGCGTTTCGAACAAGCAGTAAACAAGGCAAAAGATTACTTCAATTTTATCCATAACACGGGCCTTAGCGAAGATAAGCACCTTTTTGTGCGCGCTGATTTCAGTCTCGTGCGAATCCCGTTGTCAGACATTCTTTTTATTGAAGGAATGGCTGACTACCTCAAAATATTTATCAAAGACCAGAAAACAGTAATGACCCGAATGACTATGAAGGGCATTGCCGAAAAGCTCCCCGAACAGGATTTTGTGCGAGTTAACCGGTCGGCGATCGTTCCGGTAAATGAAATTCAATCAATCCGAAATAAAACAGTGCATCTTGCTGATAGGGAAGTGCCTATCGGAAATACTTATCTCGAAGAGTTTTTCAAAAGATTCCCCAAGAGTTAG
- a CDS encoding DoxX family protein: MKNKIILVLSILFGLMMVNSGLNKFFNYMPMPEMPEQMMAIFGALLTVKWLMPLVALVEIVGGVLIAIPKTRALGAIVLLPVMAGIVIHHLTHDVAGVGMGLVLFFINAWVIIENREKYLPMVK, encoded by the coding sequence ATGAAAAACAAAATCATTTTAGTATTAAGCATCCTGTTTGGGCTGATGATGGTCAATTCCGGATTAAACAAATTCTTTAACTACATGCCTATGCCGGAAATGCCTGAGCAAATGATGGCCATATTTGGTGCGCTACTGACTGTTAAATGGCTGATGCCCCTGGTTGCGCTTGTAGAAATTGTAGGAGGTGTCCTGATTGCAATCCCCAAAACAAGAGCCTTAGGTGCCATTGTACTGCTGCCTGTAATGGCAGGCATTGTGATCCATCACCTGACCCATGACGTAGCAGGAGTTGGTATGGGACTAGTATTGTTCTTTATTAATGCTTGGGTAATCATCGAAAACCGAGAGAAGTATTTACCCATGGTTAAATAA
- a CDS encoding pectate lyase family protein, with product MKRILYLILPILFLTVGNIYSQDVCAPVGWATQSMNVTGGGDAIPVVVENYNELKNALKSSSVKVVHISGTITIPPAGLIYFQDQADKTIFGLPGSKLVSTDRTSAGSGILIVKRCNNVIIRNLTFEGPGAYDVDGYDNLLISKCTNVWVDHCSFYDGVDGNFDINNGSDLISVTWCKFGYNKDPLAGGSGGSNDHRFTNLIGSSDAATGDRGKLRITFQNCWWAPGCKARMPRVRFGQVHIVNNYFNSTASASCIQAGSEANLLIEGNVFENVKNPVDLMDNRFTAVTVRNNQFTGSTSGSNTGSGTAFTPPYALEVAEPGTIVAPITSCAGATLPGPGECSSCSTSQGDSNASTGLVSSLVKHGSGSSSQTINLGESIVSFYYDWSDASTVSVTGMPAGIQVDIDNNARQVVFSGTPTKSGVFAYTVATVGGNTEAVKNGTFTVNANSMQSRLGGSSTSANEANMPELENLSLKVYPNPVENTLTIEGKFEGNWILFDMQNRKVIEGSQSTVQLEGMKQGIYILKVEENMIRIIKNN from the coding sequence ATGAAACGAATACTATACTTAATACTTCCAATACTCTTTTTAACCGTTGGAAATATCTATAGTCAGGATGTTTGCGCTCCTGTAGGCTGGGCAACGCAAAGTATGAATGTAACAGGAGGTGGGGATGCAATCCCTGTAGTTGTTGAAAATTACAATGAGCTCAAAAATGCACTTAAATCTTCTTCTGTAAAAGTTGTACATATTTCAGGTACGATAACCATTCCACCGGCAGGGCTGATCTATTTCCAGGACCAGGCTGACAAAACAATTTTTGGACTACCTGGCTCTAAGCTGGTCTCTACTGACAGAACATCCGCCGGTTCGGGAATACTTATTGTAAAAAGGTGCAATAATGTGATCATCCGAAATCTAACTTTTGAAGGCCCGGGAGCTTATGATGTGGATGGTTATGACAATCTGCTAATTAGCAAGTGTACCAATGTGTGGGTAGATCATTGCTCTTTCTATGATGGTGTAGATGGGAACTTTGACATTAACAACGGATCAGATCTGATATCTGTAACATGGTGTAAATTTGGATACAATAAAGATCCGCTAGCTGGTGGTTCCGGAGGATCCAATGACCACAGGTTCACTAACCTGATAGGGTCAAGCGATGCTGCTACAGGAGACAGAGGTAAGCTCCGCATCACCTTTCAAAACTGCTGGTGGGCACCAGGTTGCAAGGCACGTATGCCCAGAGTACGATTTGGACAGGTACACATTGTAAACAATTACTTTAACAGCACCGCATCAGCCAGCTGCATACAGGCAGGTAGTGAAGCTAACCTGTTAATTGAAGGTAATGTCTTCGAAAATGTAAAGAACCCTGTTGACCTCATGGACAACCGTTTTACCGCAGTTACGGTTAGAAACAACCAATTTACCGGCTCTACATCAGGCTCCAACACAGGCAGCGGCACGGCATTTACTCCTCCGTATGCTCTGGAAGTGGCTGAACCAGGTACCATAGTCGCCCCTATTACCTCATGCGCGGGAGCTACATTACCTGGTCCCGGGGAGTGCTCTTCTTGTAGTACCTCCCAGGGTGATAGCAACGCAAGTACAGGGTTAGTCTCTTCATTGGTAAAACATGGAAGCGGTTCATCTTCTCAAACCATCAATTTAGGAGAGAGCATCGTAAGCTTTTACTATGACTGGTCCGATGCCAGCACTGTATCTGTAACAGGCATGCCGGCGGGTATTCAGGTTGATATTGACAACAATGCCCGGCAGGTTGTATTTAGCGGTACACCTACTAAATCAGGTGTCTTTGCTTACACAGTTGCCACTGTAGGCGGAAACACTGAGGCTGTTAAAAACGGGACTTTTACGGTAAATGCCAACAGTATGCAATCACGACTTGGTGGAAGCTCTACCAGTGCGAATGAGGCTAATATGCCCGAATTAGAAAACCTGTCCCTGAAGGTTTACCCTAACCCAGTGGAAAACACACTGACTATCGAAGGTAAATTTGAAGGGAACTGGATCTTATTTGACATGCAAAACAGGAAGGTGATAGAAGGAAGCCAATCTACCGTACAATTGGAAGGAATGAAGCAGGGTATATATATCCTGAAAGTGGAAGAGAATATGATCAGAATAATAAAGAATAACTGA
- a CDS encoding YceI family protein, with translation MLKVIIHGLFLLSVFQLTAQSINTDNSIVNFEISNMKINAVEGTFKGMSGTIKFDPDNLKLSDFDVCIDASTVNTGNKKRDAHLLTADFFNAEKYPKICFQSTLITRSGHGYEVKGKLTMHGVVKDVTIPFAVSGSQLTGTLKVKRLDYKIGEETGTFMVGDEVDITITCVLD, from the coding sequence ATGTTAAAAGTAATCATACATGGCCTCTTCCTTTTATCTGTTTTTCAATTAACAGCACAAAGTATCAATACAGATAATTCCATAGTCAATTTTGAAATCAGTAATATGAAAATCAATGCAGTGGAGGGCACATTTAAAGGAATGAGCGGCACGATAAAATTTGACCCCGATAATCTTAAACTTTCAGATTTTGATGTGTGTATCGATGCATCCACAGTAAATACAGGCAATAAAAAAAGGGACGCACATTTGCTGACAGCAGATTTTTTTAATGCAGAGAAGTATCCCAAAATATGCTTTCAGTCGACACTGATCACGAGGTCAGGTCATGGCTATGAGGTTAAAGGTAAGTTAACAATGCACGGCGTTGTAAAGGATGTTACAATACCATTTGCTGTATCAGGAAGTCAGTTAACGGGAACCTTGAAAGTGAAAAGACTGGATTACAAAATTGGTGAGGAAACGGGAACATTCATGGTGGGGGACGAAGTGGATATTACTATTACATGTGTATTAGATTAA
- a CDS encoding Crp/Fnr family transcriptional regulator has protein sequence MYNQLVSYINNYSTTPLNDSEIERIKSIFLPKKLRKRQYFLQQGEVCKYLGFVVKGALRQYSVDDRGNEHIIRLSIENWWAGDRESFTMLTPSLYYIDAWEETDLLIATQADLSTLNELPAFIETKNRLDDNHAFALQKRVNATISLSVEERYDELSKTYPEFIQRFPQHIIASYLGITKETLSRVRSKAVKK, from the coding sequence ATGTATAATCAACTAGTTTCATATATTAACAACTACTCAACAACTCCACTCAATGACAGCGAAATTGAGCGGATAAAGAGCATTTTTTTACCTAAGAAATTGAGAAAGCGACAATATTTTTTGCAGCAGGGTGAAGTATGTAAATACCTTGGGTTTGTTGTAAAAGGAGCTTTGAGGCAGTATAGTGTGGATGACAGAGGGAACGAACATATTATTCGTCTGTCAATAGAAAATTGGTGGGCCGGTGATAGAGAAAGCTTTACCATGCTTACACCGTCATTATATTACATAGATGCCTGGGAAGAAACTGATTTGCTGATTGCCACACAGGCAGACTTGTCAACCCTGAATGAGCTCCCAGCCTTTATTGAGACAAAAAACCGCCTTGACGACAACCATGCTTTTGCTCTGCAAAAACGCGTAAATGCAACAATCAGCCTTTCTGTTGAGGAACGGTATGATGAGCTATCCAAAACATATCCGGAATTTATACAGCGATTTCCACAACATATCATCGCCTCCTATTTGGGCATTACAAAAGAAACACTAAGCCGTGTTCGTAGTAAAGCAGTAAAGAAGTAA
- a CDS encoding sensor histidine kinase, with the protein MKNSLLTIKIHIIGWCLLLLVPYLLTRQVYQSIAPVPAEISRIPLLVLSAVLITIFYFNYFLLIPRYLFKKKYWQYFSLLLLAILATFLFSGVVNSLSGFNPHKLADISPLIEKIQPVIKINALLMLVISIVTSTLLAVNNRLKETEGEKFTAQIASLKSQINPHFLFNTLNNIYATAIDTSPKAADMVDKLSEMMRYTMRETQKDFVLLEEEVCYISNYIELQKIRLDRRVKLDYTFNGNFSTYQLAPMLLIPFIENAFKHGVNAEQRSHIKIEIALKESELHLSVSNRKVEIQKETTEQSGLGIENTKRRLQLIYPLKYLLSITETEKDFSVSLRINLA; encoded by the coding sequence GTGAAGAACAGTCTTTTAACCATAAAAATACACATTATCGGTTGGTGCCTGCTTTTGTTGGTTCCGTATCTTTTGACCCGCCAGGTATACCAGTCAATTGCCCCTGTTCCGGCTGAGATTTCCCGAATTCCGTTGTTGGTGCTTAGTGCCGTTTTGATTACTATATTTTATTTCAATTATTTCTTACTTATTCCCAGGTATCTTTTTAAAAAGAAATACTGGCAATATTTCTCACTTCTTTTACTGGCCATTCTTGCGACATTTTTGTTTTCAGGGGTAGTTAATTCGCTTTCTGGTTTTAACCCGCATAAATTAGCCGATATCAGTCCTTTGATTGAAAAAATTCAACCTGTAATTAAGATCAATGCCTTGTTAATGTTGGTCATTTCAATTGTAACATCAACTTTACTGGCAGTCAACAATCGCCTTAAAGAAACAGAGGGAGAAAAATTTACAGCACAGATAGCATCTCTCAAATCTCAGATAAATCCTCATTTTTTATTTAATACGTTAAATAATATTTACGCAACCGCCATTGACACTTCACCAAAGGCAGCGGATATGGTGGATAAGCTTTCTGAGATGATGAGGTATACCATGAGGGAAACACAAAAGGATTTTGTATTGCTGGAAGAAGAAGTGTGTTATATCAGTAATTATATTGAACTACAGAAAATCAGACTGGACAGAAGGGTGAAATTGGATTATACATTCAATGGAAACTTCTCAACTTACCAGCTTGCTCCCATGCTGCTAATACCATTTATAGAAAACGCTTTTAAGCATGGAGTAAATGCGGAGCAGCGCAGTCATATAAAAATTGAAATTGCACTGAAAGAAAGCGAATTGCATTTGTCGGTGAGCAACCGTAAGGTAGAAATACAAAAAGAAACTACAGAGCAAAGTGGGTTAGGGATCGAAAACACGAAGCGTCGTTTGCAATTGATCTATCCTTTAAAATATTTATTGTCAATAACAGAAACCGAAAAGGATTTTTCGGTTTCACTACGTATTAATCTTGCATGA
- a CDS encoding pectate lyase family protein codes for MMKKIYYLIFLVVIITTSTVFSQDLCSPVGWATQSGSITGGGNATPVVVDSYDELRDALKSSSVKVIHVSGTINIPSGGRVYFQDQSDKTIFGLPGSRLVSADKTSSGSGILIVKRCTNVIIRNMTFEGPGAYDVDGYDNLLVTNSTKVWVDHCEFYDGLDGNFDINDQADLVSVTWCKFGYKKAPQSGGSGGSDDHRFTNLIGSGDGATNDRSKLRVTFKNCWWAEGCKARMPRIRFGKVHIVNNYFNSTASTYCIQAGFESNILIEGNVFENVKNPIDLMNNTFTAVTERNNLFTGSTSGSRSGSGVAFTPPYQLDVANPNTIVGPITSCAGATLPGPGECSSCGGGAGCTPTAITPYTQINGGSWNVTATATVDAGNTVKFGPQPIGGSWKWSGPNGFSATSREVTISSIQSGSAGNYVATYTNSEGCKSTQTFKITLNCTPTSITPYAQINGGSWNVTSSATVNVGGSVKFGPQPISSGWSWSGPNGFSASTREITLSNVQTSAAGNYVATFNNSSGCKSYQTFTVTVNASDPAVLEKHGSGSSSQTVSLRQNIVSFYYDWFNATSVNVSGVPQGIQVAIDNSARTVSFSGAPTQTGTFNYTITTVGGSPNASKGGTFAVNTTSAARLAGESSMKDDTDNSLNNQVLEVYPNPFEQITTFKFRLAQKGSVSLDIYSATGTHIAEVVNATFEAGEHEVAFKRDALESGIYIYVLESEQNTLRKRLVIE; via the coding sequence ATGATGAAGAAAATCTATTATCTAATTTTTCTGGTCGTTATTATTACAACCAGCACAGTATTTAGCCAGGATCTTTGTTCTCCTGTGGGATGGGCCACTCAGAGTGGCTCCATAACAGGTGGCGGAAATGCCACTCCGGTAGTTGTGGACAGTTACGACGAATTAAGAGATGCGCTTAAGTCATCATCTGTAAAAGTGATCCATGTATCAGGCACCATCAATATTCCATCAGGAGGCCGGGTCTACTTTCAGGATCAATCAGACAAAACGATCTTCGGTTTACCGGGGTCCAGGTTGGTTTCAGCAGATAAAACCTCAAGTGGCTCAGGAATCCTGATCGTGAAAAGATGCACCAATGTGATCATCAGAAACATGACCTTTGAAGGCCCTGGAGCTTATGATGTGGATGGCTATGATAATTTACTGGTTACCAACAGCACCAAAGTCTGGGTTGACCACTGTGAATTTTATGACGGGCTGGATGGTAATTTTGACATTAATGACCAGGCAGACCTGGTATCTGTCACCTGGTGTAAATTTGGTTATAAGAAAGCGCCCCAAAGTGGAGGTTCAGGAGGGTCTGACGACCACAGGTTTACAAATCTGATTGGCTCCGGTGATGGTGCCACTAACGACAGAAGCAAACTCCGGGTAACTTTTAAGAATTGCTGGTGGGCTGAAGGTTGTAAGGCACGTATGCCAAGAATCCGGTTTGGCAAAGTACATATCGTAAACAACTACTTCAACAGCACCGCTTCAACCTACTGCATACAGGCCGGGTTTGAGTCTAATATTCTGATCGAGGGCAATGTTTTTGAAAATGTAAAAAACCCAATAGATCTGATGAATAATACCTTCACTGCCGTGACGGAGAGGAATAACCTTTTTACCGGAAGCACATCAGGAAGTAGATCAGGGAGTGGTGTTGCATTTACACCTCCATACCAGTTAGATGTAGCCAACCCAAATACTATTGTGGGTCCGATCACATCATGTGCAGGAGCAACTCTTCCTGGTCCGGGAGAGTGCTCTTCCTGTGGTGGCGGAGCAGGCTGTACACCTACAGCCATCACTCCATACACTCAGATCAATGGCGGGAGCTGGAATGTAACAGCAACTGCGACAGTTGATGCCGGTAACACTGTAAAATTCGGTCCTCAGCCTATTGGCGGATCGTGGAAATGGAGCGGCCCTAATGGTTTTTCTGCCACCAGCAGAGAAGTAACGATCAGTAGCATCCAGTCGGGTAGCGCAGGAAACTACGTAGCTACCTATACCAATAGTGAAGGATGCAAAAGCACGCAGACATTCAAAATTACCCTTAACTGTACACCAACCTCCATCACACCATATGCACAGATCAATGGGGGAAGCTGGAATGTGACCTCCTCGGCAACTGTAAATGTTGGTGGCAGCGTCAAGTTCGGTCCCCAGCCTATAAGCAGTGGCTGGAGTTGGAGTGGTCCGAATGGTTTCTCGGCGTCCACTCGTGAGATAACTCTTAGTAATGTGCAAACCAGCGCTGCCGGAAACTATGTTGCTACCTTTAACAATAGTAGCGGTTGTAAAAGCTATCAAACCTTTACCGTAACGGTCAATGCTTCTGATCCCGCCGTTTTGGAAAAACATGGATCCGGTTCATCATCACAAACAGTTAGCTTAAGGCAAAATATTGTTAGTTTTTACTATGACTGGTTCAATGCCACTTCTGTCAACGTCAGCGGTGTTCCTCAGGGTATTCAGGTTGCTATTGATAACTCAGCCCGGACAGTTTCTTTTAGCGGAGCACCTACCCAGACGGGTACGTTCAACTATACCATCACAACAGTGGGTGGCTCTCCTAATGCCTCCAAAGGTGGGACGTTTGCGGTAAATACAACTTCCGCAGCAAGGTTAGCAGGCGAATCAAGTATGAAAGACGACACAGATAACAGCCTGAATAATCAGGTTTTGGAAGTATACCCTAACCCATTTGAGCAGATTACCACCTTTAAATTCAGACTGGCGCAAAAGGGATCGGTTTCTCTCGATATCTACAGCGCTACCGGCACCCATATAGCAGAAGTAGTCAATGCCACTTTTGAGGCAGGGGAGCATGAGGTGGCCTTTAAAAGAGACGCACTTGAATCAGGAATTTATATCTATGTGCTGGAATCGGAACAGAACACTTTACGTAAAAGATTGGTAATAGAATAG